GGATGTCCAATCAGCACACATGCAGGCCGAGCCCGAAAAGACCACGACGCGGATCGCCGGCAGCCCGGCACTCCCGTGCAACCCCCGTGCTCCTCCTGGGAGCTCAGGAAGCGGGTGCACCGGGCGTACCGCCTGAGCCGCCTGCACTGGAACGCACACCTCGCCGCCGCGCTGGAGTCCGCCCTGTTAGCCTCTGCGCCGCCTCGCCGGCCGCGCAGAGGGTTGCACCCCCAAGCGGGACAGGCCCGGGGCCCCTCGGAACTCTGCCGCAGCTTCGTCGGCGCCCTGGCCTGCCTCCCGGACGCCCGGGCAGCCCAACTCCTGTCGCTGCTCCAGGTCTTCACCTTCCCCCGGGTGCTCCGGGCGGTCGCCGCCCCCAGGTACGACCCGCAAACGCATCTCAAGGCCCTGCTCGGCGAGTGGAACGCCGCCACGTTCCGCTGCCGGGCGATGGACGGCCTGCAGCTCCGCCGGGAACTCCTCCTCGCACTGCGCCGGCGCCTTCCCGGGCAGGGCGCCTCCCCCGCCCCGGCGCCCCAGCTGGACACTTTCCTGAATGAGCTCCTGCGCGCCCTGGCCCAGGAATATGGTCAAGTTGCCGGCGCGGTCGGCCCGGAACTCCTCCAGAACGTGCTGTGCGCCGCGGCTCAGGAGGTGGGAAGCGGCTCTCCGGCGGACCGGATGGCCCTGCTGGCCCGGCGGTCGCTCGTTGCCATGGCCTCCCGCGGCGCGGGGCTTGCCGCCCTGTGCGCGGTCGGCCACGTCGGCCGCCGCCGCATCGCCCTGACCCTGACGACGCTCCTGTACGTGCTGGTCACCGGCCTCTCCGGCGTGACCCTCGCGTTCGACGTCTACCGCTGGATCGCGCTCGTCGTGGACCTGATGGCCGAGCCGCCGGCCCTTCTCACGTACCTTGCCGCGGGCGGGAGCGCCGTCTTCAACCGTCAGAAGCGGAAGTTCGACCTGCACCTTGCGGCTGCCGTCCTGATCGCCCTCTACCAGGGTATGGCCGCCCCTCCGGCCGCATAGCCATCCCCGTGGATAAGCGCTGGCCCCGGAAGTCCACCGTTCAGGGGCCCATCCGTGAAGCATGTGGGATCACGACTCGGCCCTTTCCGGCGGGGGTTCACGCTATGGCTTCTGTGCCTGTTATGCGTGCGGGCTGCGGCGGCGCCATCGGCCGGCCGCCTCGTGATCGTGGTCGACCCCGGGCACGGCTGGAGCCCCGTCCATCGGGGCTACACGGGCGCGTACAACCGCTGGGCGGACGTGCATGAAGACCCGCTGGCGCTGGACATCGCGCGCCGCGTGGCCCTGGCGCTCGAGGCGCGGGGCGCCGAAGTCCACCTCACCCGGGAGGGCGACCAGGAGCCCCCGGACTACAACGCCGACGGCGAACAGACCAACCGGGACCGCTGGTACTTCGCTCTCAATCTGCGTCGCCTGCGGCCCCACGCCAGCAAGCCCCGGGCCGACGCCTACGTGAGCATCCACTTAAACGCCTCGCCCGACCCGTACGACCGCGGCACCACCGTCGTCTTCTCGGAGGAGGGGCCGGCGGAGGCCCATGCGCTGCGCAGCGCCCAGCTTGGCATGGCGATCCACCGGCAACTGACCAGGGTGCTGCCGGAATCGGCCCCGCCCTTTGCGGTGAACGGGCTGTACATGGACAAACTGGCCCTCCCCCACGCGGTGGTGGAGGTGGCGTTCCTGACGAACTGGGCCGATCTCCGGTGGATCCTCGACGCCGAAAACCGCCAGCTTGCCGCCGAACTCATCGCCGACGGCATCATGGAGTGGTGGGTCCGGCATGGCGCCGGGCAGGGTTAGTTAGAGGTCCCCCTCCACGTACCGCATGTGCCAGCCCTCGCGCTCCCACCAGAACAAGAACTTCTCCTGCCGGTACAGCCCCCGGGTCCCCCCGATCACCTCGACGATGACCGGAAAGCGCCCG
This sequence is a window from Bacillota bacterium. Protein-coding genes within it:
- a CDS encoding N-acetylmuramoyl-L-alanine amidase, which translates into the protein MKHVGSRLGPFRRGFTLWLLCLLCVRAAAAPSAGRLVIVVDPGHGWSPVHRGYTGAYNRWADVHEDPLALDIARRVALALEARGAEVHLTREGDQEPPDYNADGEQTNRDRWYFALNLRRLRPHASKPRADAYVSIHLNASPDPYDRGTTVVFSEEGPAEAHALRSAQLGMAIHRQLTRVLPESAPPFAVNGLYMDKLALPHAVVEVAFLTNWADLRWILDAENRQLAAELIADGIMEWWVRHGAGQG